One window of the Triticum dicoccoides isolate Atlit2015 ecotype Zavitan chromosome 3B, WEW_v2.0, whole genome shotgun sequence genome contains the following:
- the LOC119277927 gene encoding uncharacterized protein LOC119277927, which produces MEGLIPFVYKAIKERRTRSYSRCGSARGAAVADEEDVWEQQKQQWAAADGAGREAGHWRHRSLEELAGEVGSAAPEWPARGAMRRGRSARIFSCIGGM; this is translated from the coding sequence ATGGAGGGGCTCATCCCGTTCGTCTACAAGGCCATCAAGGAGCGGCGCACCCGGAGCTACTCCAGGTGCGGCTCGGCGCGCGGCGCCGCCGTCGCGGACGAGGAAGACGTCTGGGAGCAGCAGAAGCAGCAgtgggcggcggcggacggcgcggGGAGGGAGGCGGGGCACTGGCGGCACCGGTCGCTGGAGGAGCTGGCCGGCGAGGTGGGCTCCGCGGCGCCCGAGTGGCCGGCCCGCGGGGCGATGCGCAGGGGCCGGAGCGCCAGGATCTTCTCCTGCATCGGCGGCATGTAA
- the LOC119279816 gene encoding uncharacterized protein LOC119279816: MSAIVPPPPAFPPPQMMAYGVAEGAAASSGSYGPVIAMLAVLAVLAAVAVAVGRLCFGRRALGRAGGHDLEGWVERKCGPCVGAGVHSSAPVGDQAKQEEGDDTAELQEQPPERTEPGECSGSGSAGRS; this comes from the coding sequence ATGTCGGCCATTGTGCCCCCGCCGCCGGCGTTCCCGCCCCCGCAGATGATGGCGTACGGCGTGGCCGAGGGGGCGGCGGCATCGAGCGGCTCGTACGGTCCGGTGATCGCCATGCTGGCCGTCCTCGCCGTgctcgcggcggtggccgtggCCGTGGGGCGGCTCTGCTTCGGGCGCCGCGCGCTCGGCCGGGCCGGCGGCCACGACCTGGAGGGCTGGGTGGAGCGGAAGTGCGGGCCGTGCGTGGGCGCCGGCGTGCACTCTTCCGCCCCCGTCGGCGACCAGGCGAAGCAGGAGGAGGGTGACGACACGGCGGAGCTGCAGGAGCAGCCGCCTGAAAGAACGGAGCCAGGGGAGTGCAGTGGCAGTGGCAGTGCTGGTCGGTCCTGA